The Gemmatimonadales bacterium genome includes a window with the following:
- a CDS encoding type I restriction-modification system subunit M N-terminal domain-containing protein, with protein MARRGKKSAAAASTGATVGYEAQLWQMADALRGSMDAAEYKHVVLGLIFLKYISDAFEEQHAKLVADKKSGADPEDPDEYRALAIFWVPPEARWSHRVRLANHCTFLTVKIPVGWEHGTRAVWELEQVLEDHEVRRFRQRGALRTGVDVVDHLSGDACHALLDFGVRRLFCAGWARTVRYVLECADLGHVELDLIRLPRGRTLYEAEIEEPDRLIREGLVRFIRELAPSAAPVAISKFWAYPRRTPRGRRGTDAGSRLRPACADLLVGNAS; from the coding sequence TTGGCAAGACGGGGGAAGAAATCGGCGGCCGCCGCGAGTACCGGCGCCACCGTCGGCTACGAGGCGCAGCTCTGGCAGATGGCCGACGCGCTGCGCGGCTCGATGGACGCCGCCGAGTACAAGCACGTCGTCCTCGGCCTGATCTTCCTCAAGTACATCTCCGACGCCTTCGAAGAGCAGCACGCGAAGCTGGTCGCGGATAAGAAGAGCGGCGCCGACCCCGAGGACCCGGACGAGTACCGCGCGCTTGCCATCTTCTGGGTGCCGCCCGAGGCGCGCTGGTCGCATCGAGTGCGCTTGGCCAATCATTGCACTTTCCTGACCGTGAAGATTCCCGTCGGATGGGAGCACGGGACGCGCGCAGTGTGGGAGCTTGAGCAGGTACTTGAGGACCACGAGGTCCGCAGGTTCCGGCAGCGTGGTGCGCTTCGCACGGGAGTGGATGTCGTCGACCACCTGAGTGGAGATGCATGTCACGCCCTGCTCGATTTTGGCGTGCGGAGGCTATTCTGCGCTGGATGGGCCCGCACAGTTCGGTATGTTCTGGAATGTGCTGATCTCGGCCATGTTGAGCTCGATTTGATCCGGCTGCCACGGGGGCGAACCCTCTACGAGGCGGAAATCGAAGAGCCCGACCGACTCATCCGTGAAGGCCTCGTGCGATTCATTCGCGAACTCGCTCCATCAGCGGCCCCGGTAGCCATAAGCAAGTTTTGGGCGTATCCGCGACGCACTCCGAGGGGGCGGCGAGGCACCGACGCCGGTTCCCGGTTGAGGCCTGCATGCGCAGATTTGCTTGTCGGGAACGCATCGTGA
- a CDS encoding DUF3293 domain-containing protein → MSGRRNEWSEAFARTILEFDQQPRLSIDLRRPVDAALAAALRALGLGERFAVITASNPRGRLVAAGPNERRRQRLRERIDGLGAAWRPADGISADGGHRERGFAVRLALEEAQALAAEFEQLALFWFDGEAFSIVPVLAKGPVMRLPQ, encoded by the coding sequence GTGAGCGGCCGCCGCAATGAATGGAGCGAGGCGTTCGCTCGCACGATTCTGGAGTTCGATCAGCAGCCACGGCTTTCGATTGATCTGCGCCGGCCGGTCGATGCGGCGCTCGCCGCGGCCTTGCGTGCGCTCGGTCTCGGGGAGCGTTTCGCGGTAATCACCGCGTCCAACCCGCGCGGCCGTCTGGTGGCCGCGGGGCCGAACGAGCGGCGGCGCCAGCGCCTGCGGGAGCGGATCGATGGCCTCGGAGCCGCATGGCGACCGGCGGACGGGATCTCGGCTGACGGTGGCCATCGCGAGCGCGGCTTCGCCGTGCGCCTGGCGCTGGAGGAAGCGCAAGCGCTGGCCGCCGAATTCGAGCAATTGGCCCTGTTCTGGTTTGACGGAGAGGCGTTTTCGATCGTGCCCGTGCTCGCGAAGGGGCCCGTGATGCGGCTTCCTCAGTAG
- a CDS encoding HNH endonuclease has protein sequence MKAFVAVTDRDWYDFLRRRPDLDEVNFWQPGGGRQFRALEPGQPFLFKLHYPDNFIVGGGFFAHASLYPASLAWEAFGDKNGAPSFGEMRRRIERYRRVGSDPHHDYTIGCIILEEPFFFRRDQWIPAPASFSANTVVGKSYDLREGESRRLWEDVMTRRQGSPLAVAGVSTPPMFGDPIPVRPRLGQGAFRVKVTDSYQRRCAVTLERTLPVFEAAHIRPVADGGQHRVENGLLLRSDIHTLFDRGYVTVTPSYQFQVSPHLKQDWQNGRVYYELDGRRIDLPQDREEWPGRTALEWHADVVYRR, from the coding sequence GTGAAAGCATTCGTCGCAGTCACCGACCGGGACTGGTACGACTTCCTCCGTCGCCGCCCGGACCTCGATGAGGTGAATTTCTGGCAGCCGGGCGGCGGGCGGCAGTTCCGCGCGCTCGAGCCCGGGCAGCCGTTTCTCTTCAAGCTGCATTATCCCGACAACTTCATCGTCGGCGGCGGGTTCTTCGCGCACGCGTCGCTCTACCCGGCGAGCCTCGCATGGGAGGCGTTCGGGGACAAGAACGGCGCACCGTCGTTCGGCGAGATGCGGCGGCGCATCGAGCGCTATCGAAGGGTCGGATCCGATCCGCACCACGACTACACGATCGGCTGCATCATTCTCGAGGAGCCGTTCTTCTTTCGCCGCGACCAGTGGATTCCGGCGCCCGCTAGCTTCTCGGCCAATACGGTCGTCGGGAAGAGCTACGACCTGCGCGAGGGCGAAAGCCGCCGCCTTTGGGAGGATGTGATGACGCGGCGGCAAGGGAGCCCGCTCGCGGTTGCGGGCGTCTCAACTCCTCCGATGTTCGGCGATCCGATCCCGGTTCGGCCGCGGCTCGGCCAGGGCGCGTTCCGGGTGAAGGTGACGGATTCCTATCAGCGGCGTTGCGCCGTGACGCTGGAGCGGACGCTCCCGGTGTTCGAGGCGGCGCACATCCGGCCGGTGGCGGATGGCGGACAGCACCGGGTCGAGAACGGGCTCCTGTTGCGGTCCGACATTCACACGTTGTTCGATCGCGGGTACGTCACCGTCACACCGTCGTATCAGTTTCAGGTGAGCCCGCATCTCAAGCAGGACTGGCAGAACGGCCGGGTTTACTACGAGCTCGACGGCCGCCGGATCGACCTGCCGCAGGATCGGGAGGAGTGGCCCGGACGGACGGCGCTGGAGTGGCATGCGGATGTGGTGTACCGCCGCTGA
- a CDS encoding DUF3565 domain-containing protein — MSEPDAGGAGGAARGQPRRIVGFHRDDEGQWVADLECGHTQHMRHEPPWQVREWVTTEVGRARFVGRVISCVACEK, encoded by the coding sequence GTGAGCGAGCCGGACGCCGGGGGCGCCGGGGGCGCCGCGCGCGGCCAGCCGCGGCGGATCGTGGGGTTTCATCGGGACGACGAGGGCCAGTGGGTGGCCGACCTCGAGTGCGGCCACACGCAGCACATGCGTCATGAGCCGCCGTGGCAGGTACGGGAGTGGGTGACGACGGAGGTGGGGCGGGCGAGGTTCGTGGGGCGGGTGATATCGTGCGTGGCGTGCGAGAAGTGA
- a CDS encoding DinB family protein, whose translation MRTLFPLAALALCCLTGTAAAQDGAPASPVSDAFRATAERDAKNLTAAAEEMPAAKYGFKPTAAQMTFGGVIAHLIEGNDYLCSRISGEDPPKREELAKTAKKAELVSRLKETFDFCTSSLANVHDGDLDAKVKLFGDREFSKASAMFITAQDWADHYSQLAVYLRLNRLLPPTAKKKQSE comes from the coding sequence ATGCGGACACTATTCCCACTCGCGGCACTGGCACTCTGTTGTCTCACCGGAACGGCGGCGGCGCAGGACGGAGCGCCGGCATCGCCCGTCTCCGACGCGTTCCGCGCCACCGCCGAGCGCGACGCGAAGAACCTCACGGCGGCGGCGGAGGAGATGCCGGCCGCCAAGTACGGGTTCAAGCCCACGGCAGCGCAGATGACGTTCGGCGGCGTGATCGCGCACCTGATCGAGGGGAACGACTATCTCTGCTCCAGGATCAGCGGCGAGGACCCGCCCAAGCGTGAGGAGCTGGCCAAGACGGCCAAGAAGGCGGAGCTGGTGAGCCGGCTCAAGGAGACGTTCGACTTCTGCACCTCGTCGCTCGCCAACGTCCACGACGGCGATCTGGACGCGAAGGTGAAGTTGTTCGGCGATCGGGAGTTCTCCAAGGCGTCGGCGATGTTCATCACCGCGCAGGACTGGGCGGACCATTACAGCCAGTTGGCCGTGTATCTTAGGTTGAACAGGCTGTTGCCGCCGACGGCAAAGAAGAAGCAGTCCGAGTAG
- a CDS encoding type II toxin-antitoxin system VapC family toxin encodes MNLLLDTHVLLWWDEGVRLAAEARRAIEQAGDVYVSAASAWEVAIKVGLGRLRPRRTVEEAAAESGFEELPVTFRHAARVAELPPHHRDPFDRLLVAQALEEGLSLVSRDAALGCYGLTVVRA; translated from the coding sequence GTGAACCTCTTGCTCGATACGCACGTCCTCCTCTGGTGGGATGAGGGGGTGCGACTTGCGGCCGAGGCGCGCCGCGCCATCGAGCAGGCGGGCGACGTGTACGTGAGCGCGGCGTCGGCCTGGGAGGTGGCGATCAAGGTGGGGCTTGGCCGGCTCAGGCCGCGCCGCACGGTTGAGGAAGCGGCAGCGGAGTCCGGATTCGAGGAGCTGCCGGTCACGTTTCGTCATGCGGCCCGCGTAGCTGAGCTGCCGCCGCACCACCGCGACCCGTTCGATCGGCTTCTGGTGGCGCAGGCGCTCGAGGAAGGTCTCTCACTGGTGAGCCGGGACGCGGCGCTGGGCTGCTATGGCCTAACCGTCGTCCGCGCGTAG
- a CDS encoding type II toxin-antitoxin system prevent-host-death family antitoxin — protein sequence MTRKRMVRETVSLYQAKTQLSRLVDRAAAGEEIVIAKSGRARARLVPLEDRRSLRVPGKGKGKWRVGRNFDAPLPEDVVRAFEGGE from the coding sequence ATGACCCGCAAGCGAATGGTTCGCGAGACCGTGAGCCTGTACCAGGCCAAGACCCAGTTGTCGCGACTGGTAGACCGGGCTGCTGCCGGCGAGGAAATCGTCATTGCCAAGTCGGGCCGGGCCAGGGCGCGACTGGTGCCGCTCGAGGACCGCCGCTCCCTTCGGGTGCCCGGCAAGGGCAAGGGCAAGTGGCGCGTCGGCCGGAACTTCGACGCGCCGCTGCCCGAGGATGTGGTCCGCGCCTTCGAGGGCGGCGAGTGA